In a genomic window of Holophagaceae bacterium:
- a CDS encoding DUF2442 domain-containing protein, whose protein sequence is MYWDVQSVKPLPDYRLYLEIQDGRKGIFDLKPYLDDGVFRELRDINYFNQVGILFGAVTWPHDQDIAPETLISEMQPLSPTA, encoded by the coding sequence ATGTATTGGGATGTCCAATCAGTAAAGCCCCTCCCGGATTACCGGCTCTATCTTGAAATCCAAGATGGGAGGAAAGGTATCTTCGACCTCAAGCCATACCTCGATGATGGTGTGTTCCGCGAGCTTCGGGACATCAACTACTTCAATCAGGTTGGCATCCTTTTCGGCGCAGTCACTTGGCCCCATGACCAGGACATTGCGCCAGAAACGCTTATCTCAGAAATGCAGCCTTTGAGCCCGACCGCTTAA